The Sabethes cyaneus chromosome 3, idSabCyanKW18_F2, whole genome shotgun sequence DNA window CCCAAGCGGAATTATCTGGAGATTCGGAATGATCTGATCTGGCATCATCTAGCACTGCTTTCGCATCGGATTTTTCTTCCGCCTCGCGATTCTGCTGAACCAATACGTAAGAAGACGATGAGTTGTTAGCCGTAGAACTACCAGCATTAACAATTGCTTCTCGCTCCTGCAATCGACGACGGTTATGTTCCAATACTTCACGGCTTGGACAGGCATAAGCTTTCAGGCAGCGCATCATGAATCCGAATGGCAATAGTGGATCCATCAGGCACAACATTCTAGCAGGGCTAGGGACGAAACTGATGAGCACTGGACAATAGGCGAGAAAAATTCCATCCGGTCGCCGCACTCCCATTTCTATACATCTCATGACACAACCCAAATTCAAATTGGCTCCAGCGGAATCACCGGCAAAGATAATCTTTTCTGCAGTCGTTCCTAGCAGTTCACAATTTTTGAGTGCCCAGCAATAGGCGTAGAATACTTCCTCTAAAGCCCGAGGAAACGGAGCTTCCGGCGCCAGACTATAATCGATCGAGAGGATCGGTACGTTAAGTTGTACTGCCCACTCTCTTAAATAGCTCTCGTGAGATTTGGAGCTCTGTGCTACAAACCCTCCTCCATGGCAATGGAATAGTAAACCCGGCGAAGGTGGATGAATTGTGCTTCGTGTGTTCACTTTTTCGCCTATCATTCCTTTACGTTTGACAGCACTGATCAGTCTTGCACTAACCGGACCAGCTCCGCTATAACTTTTTGGTACCGGAATTTCAATAATTCTGTCAGATTTTTCGGCTTTAAGAGCAATAGGTTCAGGAGGAATAGTAATAACTCGGCTAACTTTAACCTTAAATCCAACGAACGATGGGAGCGAGTGCATCAATTCGGACTCAGCAAGAAACCAGAAGGCTTTGCAAAAGTCCACATTTGAATTCTGCGAAATATTAACAATCCGGCGAGCTCGTAATTCTGGATCTAGCATGTATTTGGTACTGGTGTACATAAGGCTGGTGGCCTTCGAGATTCTGCCGCCTTCGGAGTAGTATCCCTCGGAAAACCCTGCCATTCCAATAGAGATAAATTTTAACAGTGGTCTCATAGACTCACAAAATTGAAACCCGAGACAACGTCCGTAGAAGCAAAATTGATTTATGGTTTCGGCTTTGCCGAGCAGCTCTTCGACAGAACGTGCCTCAGGAAAAAGTTCTCCAGGTTTGCTCCATTTCCGAAGTGTATGACAGTGCTTGAGACAAGTACACAAACTTGCCATCAGATGATTATACGCTTCCACTTCCTTCACATAGACAGATTTTCGAAACAGGAGCGATCCTCGGTTTTCCATCACATACCTCGCTAGCTTCAATGTAGTTTTAACGCAACTATCCATCACATACAAAAAACTTCTAAAGCCATTCCCTGGACTCGACTCATCGTAATCGTATTCATGAACGAATCCTTGCACTTCCGTTACCAATGGCTTGGCCGTTTCAATGTGATCTATCAGTCCTACAAAGGCACCGTGAATCCTCAATCC harbors:
- the LOC128740774 gene encoding hormone-sensitive lipase isoform X1 gives rise to the protein MSSSPVETSSIRANNPDADDDGAVLLEVDAESEPDLAPELKQGTDQLYLFDTLIELCKNNIKYFEEDETESGLRIHGAFVGLIDHIETAKPLVTEVQGFVHEYDYDESSPGNGFRSFLYVMDSCVKTTLKLARYVMENRGSLLFRKSVYVKEVEAYNHLMASLCTCLKHCHTLRKWSKPGELFPEARSVEELLGKAETINQFCFYGRCLGFQFCESMRPLLKFISIGMAGFSEGYYSEGGRISKATSLMYTSTKYMLDPELRARRIVNISQNSNVDFCKAFWFLAESELMHSLPSFVGFKVKVSRVITIPPEPIALKAEKSDRIIEIPVPKSYSGAGPVSARLISAVKRKGMIGEKVNTRSTIHPPSPGLLFHCHGGGFVAQSSKSHESYLREWAVQLNVPILSIDYSLAPEAPFPRALEEVFYAYCWALKNCELLGTTAEKIIFAGDSAGANLNLGCVMRCIEMGVRRPDGIFLAYCPVLISFVPSPARMLCLMDPLLPFGFMMRCLKAYACPSREVLEHNRRRLQEREAIVNAGSSTANNSSSSYVLVQQNREAEEKSDAKAVLDDARSDHSESPDNSAWDQLNSINTVQLNNQHLSPVSDTISDTLALKSQTVGNTIDLMSPDESNTITSLEEDSQPITLQQVNLGTEQSNVTVIDDLDIDLPSDMSSEQNTNKNVSDFIERYVLDTTTNAAGELEPILRPISRTASEENVVLDIGRETLSVQNLQEKVSTVASSLVNRVSSTFNAITMSKPISSSDSLSEFQSNLDALIARSPSDEFIFEVPKDSHLSPYWATDEVLSQFPPTKILTVVLDPCLDDCVMFAKRLKNLNNPVSLDILPGLPHGFLNFASISKEAHEGSKMCVKRIAELLEQSDQPPDDGASKNCC
- the LOC128740774 gene encoding hormone-sensitive lipase isoform X2 yields the protein MSSSPVETSSIRANNPDADDDGAVLLEVDAESEPDLAPELKQGTDQLYLFDTLIELCKNNIKYFEEDETESGLRIHGAFVGLIDHIETAKPLVTEVQGFVHEYDYDESSPGNGFRSFLYVMDSCVKTTLKLARYVMENRGSLLFRKSVYVKEVEAYNHLMASLCTCLKHCHTLRKWSKPGELFPEARSVEELLGKAETINQFCFYGRCLGFQFCESMRPLLKFISIGMAGFSEGYYSEGGRISKATSLMYTSTKYMLDPELRARRIVNISQNSNVDFCKAFWFLAESELMHSLPSFVGFKVKVSRVITIPPEPIALKAEKSDRIIEIPVPKSYSGAGPVSARLISAVKRKGMIGEKVNTRSTIHPPSPGLLFHCHGGGFVAQSSKSHESYLREWAVQLNVPILSIDYSLAPEAPFPRALEEVFYAYCWALKNCELLGTTAEKIIFAGDSAGANLNLGCVMRCIEMGVRRPDGIFLAYCPVLISFVPSPARMLCLMDPLLPFGFMMRCLKAYACPSREVLEHNRRRLQEREAIVNAGSSTANNSSSSYVLVQQNREAEEKSDAKAVLDDARSDHSESPDNSAWDQLNSINTLNNQHLSPVSDTISDTLALKSQTVGNTIDLMSPDESNTITSLEEDSQPITLQQVNLGTEQSNVTVIDDLDIDLPSDMSSEQNTNKNVSDFIERYVLDTTTNAAGELEPILRPISRTASEENVVLDIGRETLSVQNLQEKVSTVASSLVNRVSSTFNAITMSKPISSSDSLSEFQSNLDALIARSPSDEFIFEVPKDSHLSPYWATDEVLSQFPPTKILTVVLDPCLDDCVMFAKRLKNLNNPVSLDILPGLPHGFLNFASISKEAHEGSKMCVKRIAELLEQSDQPPDDGASKNCC